GGTTCATCTCATTGAAGCTGAAGCGCCTGGGCTTTGTCCCGCAAATCTACAGTCCTGACCATCGTTCGCTGTCGACAAGATTGGTACGGAGCGCACATCGACGAGGAATGCTGGTCATACCCTGGAAGACCAACACCGACGCGGACATATGCAGGGCCGTCCGGCTGGGCGTCGACGGGATTATCACCGACTATCCGGACCGCGCGAGGCGACTGTTGGAACAATTCTTGGTGCCTGGAGAAGCATGAGGTCCGAAATGCCTCACTAGTGCTGTTTTTCTTGATTTTACGTACCTTTAAGAAGGCGAAGCGGGTGCCTGGATCGATACAGTCTTATGTCCGGGACTCAGGACGCAACAGGAGAGAAGAAGTACTCGTCTGGCGTCAGCGAAGGACCCTCAAACCTCATCTCGTGTCTTCCTTCGAGACCAAAGGTGGTTATCTCTCCGATAATCCGACGTCTCACAGGTTACGTTCGACCCTTTGCCGAGACGAGACAATCTCGTCCGCCTGGCAAAGCTGAACCTTAATGCGGCAACTCTCAATACAACCTTTCGTGTGGCTGAAGCTCCTGCTCGTCGTCGGTGTGGCGGGCGGCGTTCTGCTGCCTGGAATTGCCGCTGCCCAGACGTCAGGCCCGGTTCGTACAGGCGAATTCGCCGGCCACGTCGGGTTTGTCGGTGAAGCCTACAGTGCAAGCGGTATTAGCAATCGCAGGGACGGAACGAGTGGAATGGTCTTCGGGCGAGGCGCGTCGCAGAGCTCTGATGTCCGGTACGGATTCCAGTTCATGCTTGCAACCGAACAGACCGGATCCCGGCAGGCAATGAACCGTCTGTCCGCAAACGTCGGGTATCGGTTCCTGGGAGTGACAGTGGGCGACCTGAGTCCCGTGCTGTCCCGATTCAGCCTGAACGGCGCGACCGTTCGCGGCGGTTCAGCCGAGGTGACCTACGGTCCATACCTCGCATCGTTCTTGTACGGCCGGGTTCGGAGATCCGTCGATGCTACGGGGTCGGCAGTTTTTGGTCGCCCATCCTTCAGTGAGTGGCTTTACTCCGCACGAATCGGTGCGGGCAAGTCGGAAGGGTCGCACGTTCATCTGATCGGTGTAGTCGTGCGGGACGACGAATCATCCCTGGCCGACAGCATTAGTGCGGTTCCGGTTGAGAATGTGTCAGTCACGCCCGACCTCGGGCTGAAACTGTTCGATAGCCGCCTCCACCTGCGGGCGACGTATACGCTGGCCGCTTTCTCAGGCAACACGCGTGCTAACGAGGCTGAGTCCGGCGTAAGCAGCATGATGGGCTTCTTCACGCCGCGCGTCGGAAGTCGCATCGACTATGCAACCGATATCAGCGCTCGACTCCGGTTAAAGGAGTTCAAGCTGAGAGCGTCCTACGAACGTGTGCAGCCCGGCTTCACGTCTCTCGGTCTTTC
Above is a window of Rhodothermales bacterium DNA encoding:
- a CDS encoding glycerophosphodiester phosphodiesterase, with the protein product FISLKLKRLGFVPQIYSPDHRSLSTRLVRSAHRRGMLVIPWKTNTDADICRAVRLGVDGIITDYPDRARRLLEQFLVPGEA